The Oncorhynchus masou masou isolate Uvic2021 chromosome 8, UVic_Omas_1.1, whole genome shotgun sequence genome has a window encoding:
- the LOC135544384 gene encoding cytosolic purine 5'-nucleotidase-like: MTMEVPTRIVRNQPTSDPSVSLDVPKLKNRDYQHKVFVNRSVTLENIKCYGFDMDYTLAAYKSPDYEDLGFELLRDRLVSIGYPHELLRYNYDPTFPTRGLVFDTMYGNLLKVDSNGNILLCSHGFTFLKRDKIHDYYPNNFIQRGNTDRFYILNTLFNLSETYLYGCLVELFTRCSRYVNCQKGFKYGDLFMSFRSMFQDVRDAMDHVHDTGILKESTLKNLDKYVVRDPNLPVLLTRIKEVAKVFLATNSDYNYTEAIMKYLLETPPGAKNPKKQWRAFFDLVVVDTRKPLFFAEGTVLRQVDTNTGKLRIGTYTGDLQHGTVYSGGSSDIVCDLLDVKGKDILYVGDHIFGDILKSKKRQGWKTFLVVPELAKELQVWTEKSHLFEELKRLDVFLAELYKHLDSSCRECPDISAIQARIKVVTYRMDLSYGQMGSLLRSGSRQTLFASQLMRYADLYSSTCINLLHYPFSYLFRAQSVLMPHESSVDHHPLNFPSPEFSALDHVQKISEAKRASEEDNTVELKAT; the protein is encoded by the exons ATGACTATGGAGGTTCCGACTCGGATTGTGAGAAATCAACCTACTTCAGACCCGAGCGTTTCGCTTGATGTACCCAAGCTGAAGAACAGGGACTATCAGCATAA GGTGTTCGTCAATAGAAGTGTAACATTGGAGAACATCAAATGCTATGGCTTTGACATGGACTACACACTGGCAG cgtatAAGTCTCCTGACTATGAGGATCTAGGCTTTGAGCTGCTCAGAGACAGGCTGGTGTCTATAGGCTATCCCCATGAGCTACTGCGTTACAACTACGACCCCACCTTCCCCACTCG TGGCCTGGTGTTTGACACAATGTATGGGAACTTGCTGAAGGTGGACtcgaatggaaacattctgctgtgcAGTCATGGCTTCACATTTCTAAAAAG GGACAAGATCCACGACTACTACCCCAACAACTTCATTCAGAGAGGCAACACTGACCGCTTCTATATCCTCAACACTCTCTTCAACCTTTCAG AGACGTATCTGTATGGCTGCCTTGTGGAACTCTTCACCAGATGTAGCAGATATGTAAA CTGCCAGAAAGGCTTCAAATATGGTGACTTGTTCATGTCATTCAGAAGTATGTTCCAGGATGTTCGAGATGCAATGGACCATGTTCATGATACG GGCATTCTGAAGGAAAGCACTCTGAAGAATTTGGATAAATATGTCGTCAGAGAT CCAAACTTGCCTGTTCTCCTGACTCGCATTAAGGAGGTGGCCAAAGTGTTCCTGGCGACCAACAGTGACTACAACTACACAGAG GCTATCATGAAATACTTGCTCGAAACTCCACCAGGTGCCAAG AACCCAAAGAAACAGTGGCGTGCATTCTTTGACCTTGTCGTCGTGGATACCAGGAAGCCACTGTTCTTTGCAGAGGGAACTGTGCTGAGACAGGTGGACACA AACACAGGGAAGCTCCGCATCGGAACATACACTGGAGACCTCCAGCATGGAACAGTCTACTCTGGAG GCTCCTCAGACATTGTATGTGACCTGCTGGATGTGAAGGGGAAGGACATCCTTTATGTGGGGGACCACATATTTGGGGACATCCTGAAGTCCAAGAAGAGGCAAGGTTGGAAGACCTTCCTGGTGGTGCCTGAACTGGCCAAGGAGTTGCAGGTGTGGACAGAGAAGAGTC ATCTCTTTGAAGAGCTGAAGCGTCTTGATGTGTTTTTAGCTGAGTTGTACAA GCACCTGGACAGTAGCTGTCGAGAGTGCCCAGACATCAGTGCCATTCAGGCCAGGATCAAG GTGGTGACCTATAGGATGGATCTTTCCTACGGCCAGATGGGCAGCCTGCTGCGGAGTGGCTCAAGACAGACTCTGTTTGCCAGCCAGCTCATGCGTTACGCTGACCTGTACTCTTCCACCTGCATTAACCTGCTCCACTATCCCTTCAGTTACCTGTTCAGAGCCCAATCTGTCCTG ATGCCCCATGAGTCCTCTGTGGATCATCACCCCCTTAACTTCCCCTCACCTGAGTTCTCCGCTCTGGATCATGTCCAGAAGATATCTGAAGCCAAG AGGGCGAGTGAAGAAGATAACACAGTGGAACTGAAAGCCACATAA